One window of Zalophus californianus isolate mZalCal1 chromosome 3, mZalCal1.pri.v2, whole genome shotgun sequence genomic DNA carries:
- the COPS7B gene encoding COP9 signalosome complex subunit 7b isoform X2 has translation MKCIPYSVLLRDLEMRNLRELEDLIIEAVYTDIIQGKLDQRNQLLEVDFCIGRDIRKKDINNIVKTLHEWCDGCEAVLLGIEQQVLRANQYKENHSRTQQQVEAEVTNIKKTLKATAASSAQEMEQQLAERECPPHAEQRQPTKKMSKVKGLVSSRH, from the exons ATGAAG TGTATCCCCTACTCCGTGCTGCTGAGGGACCTGGAGATGCGGAATCTCCGGGAACTGGAAGACCTCATCATTGAGGCTGTGTACACTGACATCATCCAGGGGAAGCTGGACCAGCGAAACCAGCTGCTGGAAGTGGATTTCTGCATTGGCCGCGACATCCGAAAGAAGGATATCAATAATATTGTCAAGACCTTGCATGAATG GTGCGATGGCTGCGAAGCGGTTCTGCTAGGCATCGAACAGCAAGTTCTGCGAGCCAACCAGTACAAGGAGAACCACAGCCGAACTCAGCAGCAGGTAGAGGCGGAG GTTACCAACATTAAGAAGACACTCAAAGCCACCGCGGCCTCCTCGGCTCAGGAGATGGAGCAACAATTGGCGGAACGGGAGTGTCCCCCTCACGCTGAGCAGAGGCAGCCCACCAAGAAGATGTCCAAAGTGAAAGGTCTGGTCTCCAGCCGCCACTAG